One part of the Anaerolineae bacterium genome encodes these proteins:
- a CDS encoding DUF2817 domain-containing protein: MRSAHDVATTELGAIPADRFLADQSLIRWMGRRWPCGAAPLYATLALVPVASPTHGRIRCGAPSTMIRRRTAVAQQKDILLLTDRPNGALAQDLDLLYPERVEHLDFTTEAHDLSVLSPYQTVITMVTAGGNVEKLDYGAITEYARGGGRVLSCLFEYAHNRGLHFSKSHVLDRMLPGMRIEVECDITRGYAVGDVLWWFGTVSGAAEEVYDNQALQRQVMGVREGDGVTILGTSTVNGGAVMVEERVGRGRVLALDLLSLGRPYFNSKGATNKYLFLGNLMGSGVRYGRHYPRRLDYDGFVDLMRATADRYPELTMQAEGPCSDGRQMWSLNLGDPGKPTIYLGAAIHGWEWENAFGLLRFAEVICEDRSVEGLDTRRLHYKILPIQNPWGYDHFTRQNARGVDLNRNFDWGWRPATDGQDVLVPWDYNYNGARPASEPETQIIQGIVDRLRPMCVIDFHTADYIMLRAHRGDKELFDAIQADVKARLKDRFLVQKPYGGPYQQVNLERTTDIGPDQPYLVSYAAERGATAAFLLEMSGNRDDVHALVINTDTVVEICLAAVKQCLGRL; the protein is encoded by the coding sequence ATGAGGAGTGCGCACGACGTAGCTACCACGGAGCTGGGGGCGATCCCGGCTGATCGGTTCCTGGCCGATCAGTCCCTCATCCGGTGGATGGGCCGGCGATGGCCTTGTGGAGCCGCTCCTCTATACGCTACACTCGCCCTGGTCCCCGTGGCCAGCCCCACTCACGGGCGCATCCGCTGCGGGGCCCCTTCCACCATGATCCGGAGGCGAACCGCCGTGGCTCAGCAGAAAGACATCCTTCTCCTCACGGACCGGCCGAACGGCGCCCTGGCCCAGGACCTTGACCTACTCTACCCCGAGCGCGTCGAGCACCTCGACTTCACCACCGAGGCCCACGACCTGAGCGTGCTTTCCCCCTACCAAACCGTCATCACCATGGTGACCGCCGGCGGCAACGTGGAAAAGCTCGACTACGGCGCCATCACCGAGTACGCCCGCGGCGGTGGGCGGGTGCTGTCCTGCCTCTTCGAGTATGCCCACAACCGCGGCCTGCACTTCAGCAAGAGCCACGTCCTCGATCGGATGCTACCCGGAATGCGCATCGAGGTGGAGTGCGACATCACGCGCGGCTACGCCGTGGGCGACGTTCTGTGGTGGTTTGGCACCGTCTCCGGGGCCGCCGAGGAGGTCTACGACAACCAGGCCCTCCAGCGCCAGGTGATGGGCGTGCGGGAGGGCGACGGCGTGACTATCCTGGGCACCTCCACCGTCAATGGAGGGGCGGTGATGGTGGAGGAGCGGGTGGGCCGAGGGCGCGTCCTGGCTCTGGACCTGCTGTCGCTCGGGCGACCCTACTTCAACTCCAAGGGTGCCACCAACAAGTACCTCTTCCTGGGCAACCTGATGGGCTCAGGCGTGCGCTACGGACGCCACTACCCCCGAAGGCTGGACTATGACGGGTTCGTAGACCTGATGCGCGCCACGGCCGATCGTTACCCCGAACTGACCATGCAGGCCGAGGGGCCTTGCAGCGACGGCCGCCAGATGTGGTCCCTGAATCTGGGCGACCCCGGCAAGCCTACTATCTACCTGGGGGCCGCCATTCACGGGTGGGAGTGGGAGAATGCCTTCGGGCTACTGCGCTTCGCCGAGGTGATATGCGAGGACCGGAGCGTGGAGGGTCTGGATACCCGGCGCCTACACTACAAGATCCTGCCCATACAGAATCCGTGGGGCTACGACCACTTCACCCGCCAAAACGCTCGCGGGGTGGACCTGAACCGCAACTTTGACTGGGGTTGGCGGCCAGCCACGGACGGGCAGGACGTCCTCGTGCCTTGGGACTACAACTACAACGGTGCCCGACCTGCCTCCGAGCCTGAGACCCAGATCATCCAGGGAATCGTGGACCGGCTCCGGCCCATGTGCGTCATAGACTTCCACACTGCCGACTATATCATGCTGCGGGCTCACCGGGGCGACAAGGAGCTCTTCGATGCCATCCAGGCGGACGTGAAGGCCCGGCTCAAGGACCGGTTCCTGGTGCAGAAGCCCTACGGCGGGCCCTACCAGCAGGTCAACTTGGAGCGCACTACTGACATCGGACCTGACCAGCCCTACCTCGTGTCATATGCCGCCGAGCGGGGAGCTACCGCCGCCTTCCTGCTGGAGATGTCCGGCAACCGGGATGACGTCCACGCCCTGGTGATCAACACCGATACGGTGGTGGAGATATGCCTGGCGGCAGTGAAGCAGTGCCTGGGCAGGTTATAG
- the tal gene encoding transaldolase, producing the protein MTKMQQLAELGQSVWLDFIRRSLIASGELQRLIERGLRGMTSNPSIFAKAIGGSDDYDDQLRRLAASDMPLMDLYEALAIEDIRAAADLFRPLYDRTDGRDGYVSLEADPRLADDTDGTLKEVRHLWATVDRPNLMVKVPATAAGIPAIRTLIAEGININVTLMFSLAHYDAVAEAYISGLEDLAERGGDLARVASVASFFVSRVDTAVDRELERIGNTDLQGKIAVANARLAYARFRETFSGERWERLAGRGARVQRPLWGSTSTKNPSYPDTKYVDELIGPNTVNTIPPETLQAFEDHGKVALTLEKGVDEARERVRRLSEMGIDLDAITEELQRDGVKAFADSFEDLLQAIEAKREKIGAGG; encoded by the coding sequence GTGACCAAGATGCAGCAGCTGGCCGAGCTGGGCCAGTCCGTGTGGCTGGATTTCATAAGGAGGTCGCTCATCGCCTCCGGTGAGCTGCAGCGGCTCATCGAGCGGGGCCTGCGGGGCATGACCTCCAACCCCAGCATCTTCGCCAAGGCCATCGGCGGCAGCGACGACTACGACGACCAGCTCCGCCGCCTGGCCGCCAGCGACATGCCCCTCATGGACCTCTACGAGGCCCTGGCCATCGAGGACATCCGGGCCGCGGCCGACCTTTTCCGGCCGCTGTACGACCGCACCGACGGGCGAGACGGCTACGTCAGCCTGGAGGCCGATCCGCGGCTGGCCGACGACACCGATGGCACCCTCAAAGAGGTGCGGCACCTGTGGGCCACGGTGGACCGGCCCAACCTCATGGTCAAGGTGCCCGCCACCGCGGCCGGCATCCCCGCCATTCGCACCTTGATCGCTGAAGGGATCAACATCAACGTGACCCTCATGTTCTCCCTGGCCCACTACGATGCCGTGGCCGAGGCTTACATCTCGGGGCTGGAAGACCTGGCAGAGCGAGGGGGGGACCTGGCTCGGGTGGCGTCGGTGGCCTCCTTCTTCGTCAGCCGGGTGGATACGGCGGTGGACCGCGAGCTGGAGAGGATCGGGAACACCGACCTGCAGGGCAAGATCGCGGTGGCCAACGCCAGGCTGGCCTATGCCCGCTTCCGAGAGACCTTCTCCGGGGAGCGCTGGGAGAGGCTGGCGGGCCGCGGGGCCCGGGTGCAGCGGCCTCTGTGGGGCAGCACCAGCACCAAGAACCCCAGCTACCCGGACACCAAGTACGTGGACGAGCTCATCGGCCCGAACACGGTCAACACCATCCCGCCGGAGACCCTGCAGGCTTTCGAGGACCACGGCAAGGTGGCCTTGACCCTGGAGAAGGGAGTGGACGAGGCTCGGGAGCGGGTGCGGCGCCTGAGCGAGATGGGCATTGACCTGGACGCCATCACCGAGGAGCTGCAGCGGGACGGGGTGAAGGCCTTCGCCGACTCCTTCGAGGACTTGCTGCAGGCTATCGAGGCCAAGCGGGAGAAGATAGGCGCGGGTGGCTGA
- a CDS encoding sulfurtransferase TusA family protein, with protein sequence MKADLVLDLKGLMCPIPVVRVSKAIKEVPVGGVIEATATDPGVLADIPAWAKSTGNEMVKTEREGKAIKFWVRRLK encoded by the coding sequence TTGAAGGCCGATCTGGTACTGGACCTCAAGGGGCTCATGTGCCCCATACCGGTAGTGAGGGTGAGCAAGGCCATCAAGGAAGTCCCGGTGGGTGGGGTCATCGAGGCTACCGCCACCGACCCTGGCGTCCTGGCCGATATCCCCGCCTGGGCCAAGAGCACCGGCAACGAGATGGTCAAGACCGAGAGAGAAGGCAAGGCGATCAAGTTCTGGGTGCGGCGCCTCAAGTAG
- a CDS encoding helix-turn-helix domain-containing protein: MDDLLTTRQLEQLLQVDRITIYRMLDDGRLKGFKVGGHWRFPRAELEAWLRDCRQSHRVEYDFGSTSSERQPLPLACVQAIQSVFAEARGVASVTTDLKGNPLTDLSNSCGFCTLVRSTEQGRARCTASWRQAKTTPRPCHAGLQCAAAPVRLEGRPVAKAVSCQFALQSEDGAAVSWVADTSRLATDLGLDADELQEAAGRVHLLPEKDLPKMERLLRSVASTYAEIGRERLKLVGRLQRIAEITALDN; this comes from the coding sequence GTGGATGACCTGCTGACGACGAGACAGCTGGAGCAGTTGCTCCAGGTAGATCGCATCACCATCTATCGAATGCTGGACGATGGTCGGCTGAAGGGCTTCAAAGTGGGCGGCCACTGGCGATTCCCGCGGGCGGAGCTAGAAGCTTGGCTTCGCGATTGCCGCCAGAGCCACCGGGTCGAGTACGACTTCGGATCCACTTCGTCAGAGCGTCAGCCCTTGCCCCTGGCCTGCGTCCAGGCTATCCAGTCAGTCTTCGCCGAGGCTCGCGGTGTGGCCTCCGTCACTACCGACCTGAAGGGCAACCCCCTCACCGACCTGAGCAACTCCTGCGGCTTCTGCACCCTGGTGCGCTCAACCGAGCAGGGCCGAGCCCGCTGCACCGCTTCCTGGCGCCAAGCCAAGACGACGCCCCGTCCCTGCCATGCCGGGCTGCAGTGCGCCGCCGCACCTGTTCGCCTCGAGGGACGGCCCGTTGCCAAGGCGGTGTCTTGCCAGTTCGCCCTCCAGAGCGAAGACGGCGCTGCCGTCAGCTGGGTCGCTGATACCTCTCGCCTGGCCACTGACCTGGGGCTCGATGCCGATGAGTTGCAGGAGGCTGCAGGCCGGGTGCACCTTCTGCCGGAGAAGGACCTGCCCAAGATGGAGCGCTTGTTGCGTTCAGTAGCTAGCACCTACGCTGAGATCGGACGCGAACGGCTCAAACTGGTCGGCCGTCTCCAGCGTATCGCCGAGATCACCGCCCTCGACAATTGA
- a CDS encoding nucleotide pyrophosphatase, with product MGRRILIVCVDGLGPDYLEASDTPVLDGLARSGCVVKGRSALPSVTNVNNVSIITGTPPRLHGITSNYWLDGRTGQEQYMESPEFILQPTMLERAHRLGMTTALLTSKAKLLHLLDAGADYALSAESPPAEVVAEVGPAEHIYSPRVNLWLLRALRVVLRHRDPQVVYCATTDGVMHRHAPEEEESVQHVEALDHLLGQIMEDRPDRELYLTADHGMSAKSRGVDLQQLLSRAGIRARALPIIKDRYVAHHQNLGGASYVYLEQWEQAPEAAQALRECAGVEEVYTRKEAGRELELMPERIGDLVVLGDAETVFGEFPETSVEVRVRTHGSRHESDVPVFSSRPLELPPAPRNYDLTARVDLE from the coding sequence ATGGGCAGGCGAATCCTCATAGTGTGCGTGGACGGGCTGGGACCGGACTACCTGGAAGCATCCGATACGCCGGTGCTCGATGGCCTGGCCCGGTCGGGCTGTGTGGTAAAGGGGCGTTCGGCGCTGCCGTCGGTGACCAACGTCAACAACGTCTCCATCATCACCGGCACCCCTCCCCGGCTGCACGGCATAACCTCCAACTACTGGCTAGATGGGCGCACGGGCCAGGAGCAGTACATGGAGTCGCCCGAGTTCATCCTGCAGCCCACCATGCTGGAGCGAGCCCATCGACTGGGAATGACCACTGCGCTCCTCACCTCCAAGGCCAAGCTGCTGCACCTGCTCGATGCCGGCGCCGACTATGCTCTCTCCGCCGAGTCGCCACCGGCCGAGGTGGTGGCCGAGGTGGGCCCGGCCGAGCACATCTACTCCCCCAGGGTGAACCTCTGGCTGCTGCGCGCCCTTCGGGTCGTCCTGCGCCACCGCGATCCCCAGGTGGTGTACTGCGCCACCACGGACGGAGTCATGCACCGTCACGCCCCTGAGGAAGAGGAATCGGTGCAGCACGTGGAGGCATTGGACCACCTCCTGGGGCAGATCATGGAGGATCGGCCCGACCGGGAGCTGTACCTGACCGCCGATCACGGCATGTCGGCCAAGAGCAGAGGGGTGGACCTGCAGCAGCTCCTGAGCCGGGCAGGGATCCGGGCTCGGGCGCTGCCCATCATCAAGGACCGCTACGTCGCCCACCATCAGAACCTGGGCGGGGCATCGTACGTGTACCTGGAACAGTGGGAGCAGGCTCCCGAGGCAGCTCAGGCCCTGAGGGAGTGCGCGGGAGTAGAGGAGGTGTACACCCGGAAGGAGGCAGGCCGGGAGTTGGAGCTGATGCCGGAGCGCATCGGAGACCTGGTGGTGCTGGGCGACGCGGAGACCGTGTTCGGCGAGTTCCCGGAGACGTCGGTCGAGGTGCGGGTGCGGACGCACGGCTCCCGCCACGAGAGTGACGTGCCAGTGTTCTCCTCCAGGCCCTTGGAGCTGCCGCCTGCGCCCCGCAATTACGACCTCACGGCGAGGGTGGATCTAGAGTAG
- a CDS encoding (Fe-S)-binding protein gives MAQELSLVQQAEEELQRRHSRTLAVASSNLCVHCGLCIDQCHYYMATQDPEVSPVAKAEHVRRVIKSRHDWLGRLFPRWVGAKKLTEPDLDRWVEAAFRDCSLCQRCLVNCPMGVDTPLVLSTARGVLTAVGKAPEILVQLADASIAREENLEFFQEYFLDQIKEMEAELQERVGDPEARIPVNVEGAKILYVPLSGAHTIMPEAEIFYHAGESWTMSMFEAANYGIFLGDTERARRITERIVREAERLGVQEVVITECGHAYAVSRWEAPKWFQDRPFAFRVRSILEVMDEYIREGRIQVDANRNQMSVTYHDSCNLGRNSGLFEEPRRILQAVVSDFREMTPNRERSICCGGGGGLVALSEYEETRLKAGEPKARQIRATGAEVVVASCDNCRHQLGEISQHYELGVTVMGMAELVANAIVPRPERAEAS, from the coding sequence GTGGCCCAAGAACTTAGCCTCGTACAACAGGCGGAAGAGGAACTGCAGAGGCGACACAGCCGGACGCTGGCGGTGGCCTCTTCCAACCTGTGCGTCCACTGCGGCCTGTGCATTGACCAGTGCCACTACTACATGGCCACTCAGGATCCGGAGGTCAGCCCGGTGGCCAAGGCCGAGCACGTGCGCCGCGTCATCAAGAGCCGGCACGACTGGCTGGGCCGCCTCTTCCCCCGCTGGGTGGGGGCCAAGAAGCTGACCGAACCGGACCTGGATCGCTGGGTGGAGGCCGCCTTCCGCGACTGCTCCCTCTGCCAGCGCTGCTTGGTGAACTGCCCCATGGGAGTGGATACGCCCCTGGTGCTCTCCACCGCCCGCGGCGTGCTCACCGCCGTCGGCAAGGCGCCGGAAATCCTGGTGCAACTGGCCGATGCTTCCATCGCCCGCGAGGAGAACCTGGAGTTCTTCCAGGAGTACTTCCTGGATCAGATCAAGGAGATGGAGGCGGAACTCCAGGAGAGAGTGGGCGACCCGGAGGCGCGCATCCCGGTGAACGTCGAGGGGGCCAAGATCCTCTACGTACCTCTCTCCGGAGCCCACACCATCATGCCCGAGGCGGAGATCTTCTACCATGCGGGCGAGTCCTGGACCATGAGCATGTTCGAGGCGGCCAACTACGGCATCTTCCTAGGAGACACCGAACGGGCCAGGCGCATCACCGAACGCATCGTGCGCGAGGCGGAGCGACTGGGAGTACAGGAAGTGGTGATCACCGAGTGCGGCCATGCCTACGCCGTCTCCCGCTGGGAGGCGCCCAAGTGGTTCCAGGACAGGCCCTTCGCCTTCCGGGTACGCAGTATCCTGGAGGTCATGGACGAGTACATCCGCGAGGGCCGCATCCAGGTTGACGCCAACCGCAACCAGATGTCGGTGACCTACCACGACTCCTGCAACTTGGGCCGCAATAGCGGTCTCTTCGAGGAGCCGCGCCGGATCCTGCAGGCGGTCGTCTCGGACTTCCGGGAGATGACCCCCAACCGGGAGCGCTCCATCTGCTGCGGCGGCGGGGGCGGCCTGGTAGCCCTGAGCGAGTACGAAGAGACTCGGCTGAAGGCCGGGGAGCCCAAAGCCAGGCAGATCCGCGCTACCGGAGCCGAGGTTGTAGTAGCCTCCTGCGACAACTGCCGCCACCAGTTGGGCGAGATCAGCCAGCACTACGAGTTGGGCGTGACCGTCATGGGAATGGCGGAACTGGTCGCCAACGCCATCGTCCCTCGGCCCGAGAGGGCAGAGGCCTCCTAA